One segment of Bradyrhizobium sp. CB2312 DNA contains the following:
- a CDS encoding DUF2277 domain-containing protein, producing the protein MCRNIKTLFNFEPPATEDEIQASALQFVRKLSGFNKPSLANEEVFERAVAEVSEAARKLLISLHTHAPARDREVEAEKARERSRLRFG; encoded by the coding sequence ATGTGCCGCAACATCAAGACGCTGTTCAATTTCGAGCCGCCGGCGACGGAGGACGAGATCCAGGCCAGCGCGCTCCAATTCGTGCGCAAATTGTCCGGCTTCAACAAGCCGTCGCTGGCCAATGAGGAGGTGTTCGAGCGCGCGGTGGCGGAGGTCTCGGAAGCCGCGCGAAAACTCCTGATCTCGCTGCATACCCATGCGCCGGCGCGCGACCGCGAGGTCGAGGCGGAAAAGGCGAGGGAGCGCTCGCGGCTGCGGTTCGGCTAA
- a CDS encoding MmcQ/YjbR family DNA-binding protein gives MSKARFRKAALALPGVIEGAHHGHADFRAGKRVFATLGYPDDTWGMVKLTPDQQAVLVDAEPEMFRPVPGAWSKSGSTNVKLAKIDPVTLRSALVMAWRNVAPKSLLASLETR, from the coding sequence ATGTCGAAGGCTCGCTTTCGCAAGGCTGCACTCGCGCTGCCCGGCGTCATCGAGGGCGCACATCACGGCCATGCCGACTTCCGCGCCGGCAAGCGCGTGTTCGCGACTCTGGGCTACCCCGACGACACATGGGGCATGGTGAAGCTCACGCCGGACCAGCAGGCCGTGCTCGTCGACGCCGAACCGGAGATGTTTCGTCCGGTGCCCGGCGCCTGGAGCAAGAGCGGCAGCACGAATGTGAAGCTGGCGAAGATCGATCCGGTGACGCTGCGAAGCGCGCTCGTGATGGCCTGGCGCAATGTCGCGCCGAAATCGCTGCTCGCATCGCTCGAGACGCGATAG
- the fabG gene encoding 3-oxoacyl-ACP reductase FabG, giving the protein MALLANHIAVVTGAGSGIGRAIAAGYAREGAQVVLLDVNADTVAEAAQEIRKAGGKAESFALDVTRREDCFALAKQVADKVGQVSILVNNAGITRRNAFTAETETVAKDWNDIISLNLNGVFNMTQAFLAPLRASKGRIVNIGSIQSFVHLRTPSSAAYTTSKHGVLGFTKALAVELGKEGVRVNAIGPGFIETNINAQVRATNPALVQAFIDHTPLARTGKPEDIVGPAIFLASDLSAYVTGTIVMVDGGYRTV; this is encoded by the coding sequence ATGGCATTGCTCGCAAACCACATCGCCGTCGTCACCGGCGCCGGCTCCGGCATCGGCCGGGCGATCGCGGCCGGCTATGCCCGCGAGGGCGCGCAGGTGGTCCTGCTCGACGTCAACGCCGACACGGTCGCGGAAGCCGCCCAGGAGATCCGCAAGGCCGGCGGCAAGGCCGAGAGCTTTGCGCTCGACGTGACCCGGCGCGAGGACTGCTTTGCGCTGGCCAAGCAAGTGGCGGACAAGGTCGGACAGGTTTCGATCCTCGTCAACAATGCCGGCATCACCCGCCGCAACGCCTTCACCGCCGAGACGGAGACGGTGGCGAAGGATTGGAACGACATCATCTCGCTCAACCTCAACGGCGTCTTCAACATGACGCAGGCCTTCCTCGCACCTCTGCGCGCGAGCAAAGGCCGCATCGTCAATATCGGCTCGATCCAGTCCTTCGTGCATCTGCGCACGCCGAGCTCGGCGGCGTACACGACCTCTAAGCATGGCGTGCTCGGCTTCACCAAGGCGCTTGCGGTCGAGCTCGGCAAGGAAGGCGTGCGCGTCAACGCGATCGGCCCCGGCTTTATCGAGACCAACATCAACGCCCAGGTGCGCGCGACCAATCCGGCGTTGGTGCAGGCCTTCATCGATCACACCCCGCTGGCGCGCACCGGCAAGCCCGAGGATATCGTGGGACCCGCGATCTTCCTCGCCTCGGATCTGTCGGCCTACGTCACCGGCACGATCGTGATGGTGGATGGCGGCTATCGGACGGTGTGA
- a CDS encoding J domain-containing protein — MMERLDSWKLALERLRSAPSADFAEAGRLVAEIARMSTEPMLRQAAEQALPVLRQAVDNDDHSVTLAAQRRLAVVLDVIHDLAAPRFGRRNAAPKKLSSEDRARKMLGLPLAVQLTCEDINQAYRRAAKGMHPDQGGSTEAFIDLAAARDILIHPGAHKDA; from the coding sequence ATGATGGAACGGCTGGACTCCTGGAAACTCGCTCTCGAACGCCTGCGCTCGGCCCCGTCGGCCGACTTCGCCGAGGCGGGCCGGCTCGTCGCCGAGATCGCGCGGATGAGCACCGAACCGATGCTGCGGCAGGCCGCCGAGCAGGCGCTTCCGGTGCTGCGCCAGGCCGTGGACAATGACGATCACAGCGTCACGCTGGCGGCACAGCGCCGCCTCGCTGTGGTCCTCGACGTCATCCATGATCTCGCCGCGCCGCGCTTCGGCCGCCGCAACGCCGCGCCGAAGAAACTCTCCAGCGAGGACCGGGCCCGCAAGATGCTCGGCCTGCCGCTCGCCGTGCAGCTCACCTGCGAGGACATCAACCAGGCCTATCGCCGCGCTGCCAAGGGCATGCATCCCGACCAGGGCGGCAGCACCGAGGCCTTCATCGACCTCGCCGCCGCGCGCGACATCCTGATCCATCCCGGCGCGCACAAGGACGCGTGA
- a CDS encoding alpha/beta fold hydrolase, whose product MRTSWAALSAILLSISTSVMAADYPPPKQGDWIAKDFKFHTGEVMAELKLHYTTVGEPGGQPVLVLHGSGGSAASMLTPAFAGKLFGPGQPLDAAKYYIIIPDGIGHGKSSKPSDGMKTSFPKYDYDDMVEAQYRLVTEGLGVKHLRLVIGNSMGGMHTWLWGEKYPKAMDALIPMASQPTEMASRNWMMRRIMLDTIRNDPDYDGGNYTSQPRMMKYAITAYGIASIGGTLAYQQQAPTAAKADKIVDDRLATPITADANDFVYQWEASHDYNAGEKLEAIEASLLLINSADDERNPPETGITDAAMKRVKNGKLYLIPASTETRGHGTTGNAQFYVEQIRQLLQTAPQRTM is encoded by the coding sequence ATGAGGACCTCTTGGGCCGCGCTGTCGGCCATTCTGCTGTCCATTTCAACATCAGTCATGGCCGCCGATTATCCGCCGCCGAAGCAGGGCGACTGGATCGCCAAGGATTTCAAGTTCCACACCGGCGAAGTTATGGCCGAGCTCAAGCTGCACTACACCACCGTCGGCGAGCCCGGCGGTCAGCCGGTGCTGGTGCTGCACGGCTCGGGCGGATCAGCGGCGAGCATGCTGACGCCTGCTTTCGCCGGCAAGCTGTTCGGCCCGGGCCAGCCGCTCGACGCCGCCAAATACTACATCATCATTCCCGATGGCATCGGCCACGGCAAATCGTCGAAGCCGTCCGACGGCATGAAGACGAGCTTTCCAAAATACGACTACGACGACATGGTCGAGGCGCAGTATCGCCTGGTGACGGAAGGCCTCGGCGTCAAGCATCTGCGGCTCGTCATCGGCAATTCGATGGGCGGCATGCACACCTGGCTGTGGGGCGAGAAATATCCGAAGGCGATGGACGCGCTGATCCCGATGGCCTCGCAGCCGACCGAGATGGCCTCGCGCAACTGGATGATGCGGCGGATCATGCTCGACACCATCCGCAACGATCCCGACTATGACGGCGGCAACTACACCAGCCAGCCGCGCATGATGAAATACGCCATCACCGCCTACGGCATCGCCAGCATCGGCGGCACGCTCGCCTATCAGCAACAGGCGCCGACCGCGGCCAAGGCCGACAAGATCGTCGACGACCGCCTTGCGACGCCGATCACGGCGGATGCCAACGACTTCGTCTATCAGTGGGAAGCCTCGCACGACTACAATGCCGGCGAGAAGCTGGAGGCAATCGAGGCCTCGCTGCTGCTGATCAACTCCGCCGATGACGAACGCAACCCGCCCGAGACCGGCATCACGGACGCTGCGATGAAGCGAGTCAAGAACGGCAAGCTGTATCTCATTCCCGCAAGCACCGAGACGCGCGGCCACGGCACCACAGGCAATGCGCAGTTCTACGTCGAGCAGATCAGGCAATTGCTGCAAACCGCGCCGCAGCGGACGATGTGA
- a CDS encoding collagen-like protein — MADEQGRQGRQGPQGRQGEPGRPGPQGHPGKRGPDGARGKPGPQGKPGLAGKAGPQGKPGLPGKAGEAGARGPVGPQGAAGPQGPRGEAGPPGQLPSIEQVLPWLEQLFDAWDERRRQREREAAEREAQEAAERAALEAAVQETDETHGEDDDDDDDDNDHKKKKKKKKHGH, encoded by the coding sequence GTGGCAGACGAACAGGGCCGGCAAGGACGACAGGGGCCTCAGGGCCGGCAGGGCGAACCAGGACGGCCGGGGCCGCAGGGTCATCCGGGCAAGCGGGGGCCGGACGGCGCGCGCGGCAAGCCGGGGCCTCAGGGCAAGCCCGGCCTGGCCGGAAAGGCCGGACCGCAGGGCAAGCCCGGCCTGCCAGGCAAGGCCGGCGAAGCCGGTGCGCGGGGGCCGGTCGGGCCGCAAGGAGCGGCAGGGCCGCAGGGCCCGCGCGGAGAGGCCGGACCGCCCGGCCAATTGCCGTCGATCGAGCAGGTGCTGCCCTGGCTGGAGCAGTTGTTCGATGCCTGGGACGAGCGCCGCCGCCAGCGCGAGCGCGAAGCCGCCGAGCGGGAAGCGCAGGAAGCAGCCGAGCGCGCTGCGCTGGAAGCCGCCGTGCAGGAGACTGACGAGACGCACGGCGAGGACGACGACGATGATGATGATGATAACGATCACAAGAAAAAGAAGAAAAAGAAGAAGCACGGCCACTAG
- a CDS encoding pyridoxamine 5'-phosphate oxidase family protein — MTDLCAEDLATIYAKPSPRVIAKARPAIDAHARKFIGMSPFCVLATSGADGSVDASPRGGGIGFVHVAGPNQLLMPDRSGNNRIDSFRNVVEGSGFVHLLFFVPGIDETLRVGGRGTLSADPDLLASMEEFGKLPRAVLNVAVSEVYFHCGKALMRSKLWSPEKVQRSVMPSIGEVIHDQTGLGEPESQEIVEARYKTQL; from the coding sequence TTGACCGATCTTTGCGCCGAGGACCTCGCCACCATCTATGCAAAGCCGAGCCCGCGCGTGATCGCGAAGGCGCGTCCCGCGATCGATGCGCATGCGAGGAAGTTCATCGGGATGTCGCCGTTCTGCGTGCTCGCGACGTCGGGCGCTGACGGCAGCGTCGATGCCTCGCCGCGCGGCGGCGGCATCGGCTTCGTCCACGTCGCCGGGCCCAACCAGCTGCTGATGCCCGACCGCTCGGGCAACAACCGGATCGACAGTTTTCGCAACGTCGTCGAAGGCTCGGGTTTCGTGCACCTGTTGTTCTTCGTGCCTGGAATCGACGAGACGCTGCGCGTCGGCGGCCGCGGCACGCTGTCGGCCGATCCGGATCTGCTGGCGTCGATGGAGGAATTCGGCAAGCTGCCGCGAGCGGTGCTGAACGTCGCCGTCAGCGAAGTCTATTTCCACTGCGGCAAGGCGCTGATGCGCTCAAAGCTGTGGTCGCCGGAGAAGGTGCAGCGCTCGGTGATGCCGAGCATCGGCGAGGTCATTCACGACCAGACGGGCCTCGGCGAACCGGAGAGCCAGGAGATCGTGGAAGCGCGCTACAAGACGCAGTTGTAG
- a CDS encoding helix-turn-helix domain-containing protein yields the protein MTTVHVAAPQDAQFLAPNQIVPLLIGATVDEVERELVLQTLARCDGNRTRAARVLGLSVRTLRNKIRIYAASGIEVPAYHD from the coding sequence ATGACCACTGTACATGTCGCGGCGCCGCAGGACGCCCAATTCCTGGCTCCGAACCAGATCGTTCCGCTGCTGATCGGCGCGACCGTCGACGAGGTCGAGCGCGAGCTCGTGCTTCAGACTCTCGCGCGCTGCGACGGCAATCGCACGCGCGCAGCGCGTGTGCTCGGCCTGTCGGTGCGCACGCTGCGCAACAAGATCAGGATCTATGCGGCGTCCGGCATCGAGGTGCCCGCGTATCACGATTAG